In one Denitratisoma sp. genomic region, the following are encoded:
- a CDS encoding HD domain-containing phosphohydrolase, with translation MNEHYDEHYISSVTALGDTHEVVASQAVFTRNGIKLVERGTRVNSALREKLLQHKLQPAIDQCLSVAGGVTQASLRDRAREILDTEPRFQLLRSALPGVERLLNAFYAMPLAPALAFKLTVAREKRPEVYEHSLQMTLIALFLAIKNRLPDRDLATVAAAGMLHDIGELHIDPELLRPGRRLDAAEMRHVYAHPMTAYLILQEYPQYHPEISTAVFEHHERLDGSGYPRGLKGEEIGPIGQILMLAEAVTTLFEKSWRTHGASRLSVMLKMNRRKFNRELIDHLVGQLHGGEPAGLDSMGEVSAEVVVAQLDQLAEIFRNWHGGYQACMVDTPEVAEAPLVDFVNQRITGLERTLLETGFHPDELAALTVGIEDDAVALAEMQLMVRESRWQVSDIMNEVGRRGAELSADAAGRALVDNWTKRTGALLQG, from the coding sequence ATGAACGAACATTACGACGAGCACTACATCAGCAGCGTCACCGCCCTGGGCGACACGCACGAGGTCGTCGCCAGCCAGGCGGTGTTCACGCGCAACGGCATCAAGCTGGTCGAGCGCGGCACGCGCGTCAATTCCGCCCTGCGCGAGAAGCTGCTGCAGCACAAGCTGCAGCCGGCGATCGACCAGTGCCTGAGCGTCGCCGGCGGCGTCACCCAGGCGAGCCTGCGCGACCGCGCCCGCGAGATCCTCGACACCGAGCCGCGCTTCCAGCTGCTGCGCTCGGCCCTGCCCGGTGTCGAGCGCCTGCTCAACGCCTTCTACGCCATGCCGCTGGCGCCGGCGCTGGCCTTCAAGCTGACGGTGGCGCGCGAGAAGCGTCCGGAGGTCTACGAGCACAGCCTGCAGATGACGCTGATCGCGCTGTTCCTCGCCATCAAGAACCGGCTGCCCGACCGCGATCTCGCCACCGTTGCCGCAGCCGGCATGCTGCACGACATCGGCGAACTGCACATCGACCCCGAGCTGTTGCGCCCCGGCCGGCGCCTCGACGCCGCCGAGATGCGCCACGTCTACGCCCACCCGATGACGGCCTACCTGATCCTGCAGGAGTATCCGCAATACCATCCGGAAATCAGTACGGCGGTGTTCGAACACCACGAGCGCCTCGACGGCAGCGGCTATCCGCGCGGCCTGAAGGGCGAGGAGATTGGCCCCATCGGCCAGATCCTCATGCTGGCCGAGGCGGTCACCACGCTGTTCGAGAAGAGCTGGCGCACGCACGGTGCCTCGCGCCTGTCGGTGATGCTGAAGATGAACCGGCGCAAGTTCAACCGCGAGCTGATCGACCACCTGGTCGGCCAGCTGCACGGCGGCGAGCCGGCGGGGTTGGACAGCATGGGCGAGGTCTCGGCCGAGGTGGTGGTGGCCCAGCTCGACCAGCTGGCCGAAATCTTCCGCAACTGGCACGGCGGCTACCAGGCGTGCATGGTGGACACGCCCGAGGTGGCCGAGGCGCCGCTGGTCGATTTCGTGAATCAGCGCATCACCGGCCTCGAGCGCACCCTGCTGGAAACCGGCTTCCATCCCGACGAGCTGGCGGCGCTGACCGTCGGCATCGAGGACGACGCCGTGGCCCTGGCCGAGATGCAGCTGATGGTGCGCGAATCGCGCTGGCAGGTGAGCGACATCATGAACGAAGTCGGCCGCCGCGGCGCCGAACTCTCGGCCGATGCCGCCGGCCGCGCCCTCGTCGACAACTGGACCAAGCGCACCGGGGCGCTGCTGCAGGGCTAG
- the hemW gene encoding radical SAM family heme chaperone HemW, with amino-acid sequence MPIASEGGGAPAGPASLPPLSLYVHFPWCVQKCPYCDFNSHEAREGIPEARYLEALVADLEQSLPLVWGRPVVSVFIGGGTPSLLSPESVDALLGAVRARLTLLPDAEITLEANPGTVEAARFAGYRAAGVNRLSVGVQSFSPRHLAALGRIHDADEARRAVALALAHFDNVNLDLMYALPGQTLAEARTDIETAAAFGTPHLSAYHLTLEPNTAFHRAPPPLPDADLASQMQDAVEETLAARGYGHYETSAFARKGSECRHNLNYWLFGDYLGIGAGAHGKISSHEGIVRQMKHKHPLAYLDGTARGDAVQEQHAVGADDLPFEFMMNALRLTEGFPPRLFADRTGLTLDSIRPQLDEAVSRGLLASTPERIAPTDRGRRFLNDLLQVFLRD; translated from the coding sequence ATCCCGATCGCTTCCGAAGGCGGCGGCGCGCCGGCCGGACCGGCGAGCCTGCCGCCGCTCTCGCTCTACGTACACTTCCCCTGGTGCGTGCAGAAGTGCCCCTACTGCGACTTCAACTCGCACGAGGCGCGCGAGGGCATTCCGGAAGCGCGCTACCTCGAAGCCCTCGTCGCCGACCTGGAGCAGTCGCTGCCGCTGGTCTGGGGCCGGCCGGTCGTCAGCGTCTTCATCGGCGGCGGCACGCCAAGCCTGCTCTCGCCGGAATCGGTCGACGCCCTGCTCGGCGCCGTGCGCGCCAGACTGACTTTATTGCCGGACGCCGAAATCACGCTGGAAGCCAATCCCGGCACGGTCGAGGCGGCGCGCTTCGCCGGCTACCGCGCCGCGGGCGTGAACCGCCTCTCCGTCGGCGTGCAGAGCTTCAGCCCGCGCCACCTCGCCGCGCTCGGCCGCATCCACGACGCCGATGAGGCGCGCCGCGCCGTCGCGCTGGCGCTGGCGCACTTCGACAACGTCAACCTCGACCTGATGTACGCCCTGCCCGGCCAGACGCTGGCGGAAGCGCGTACCGACATCGAGACGGCCGCGGCCTTCGGCACGCCGCACCTCTCCGCCTACCACCTGACGCTGGAGCCGAACACCGCCTTCCACCGCGCGCCGCCGCCGCTGCCCGACGCCGACCTCGCTTCGCAGATGCAGGATGCCGTCGAGGAGACGCTCGCCGCGCGCGGCTATGGCCACTACGAGACCTCCGCCTTCGCACGCAAGGGGTCCGAGTGCCGCCACAACCTCAACTACTGGCTGTTCGGCGACTACCTCGGCATCGGCGCCGGCGCGCACGGCAAGATTTCCTCGCACGAAGGCATCGTGCGCCAGATGAAGCACAAGCATCCGCTGGCCTACCTCGACGGCACGGCGCGCGGCGACGCGGTGCAGGAGCAGCACGCCGTCGGCGCGGACGACCTGCCCTTCGAATTCATGATGAATGCCCTGCGCCTGACGGAAGGCTTTCCGCCGCGGCTGTTCGCCGATCGGACGGGACTGACTTTGGATTCGATCCGCCCGCAACTGGACGAGGCGGTCTCGCGGGGATTGTTGGCATCGACGCCGGAGCGCATCGCGCCGACCGATCGGGGCCGGCGCTTCCTCAACGACCTGCTGCAGGTTTTCCTGCGGGACTAG
- the trmB gene encoding tRNA (guanosine(46)-N7)-methyltransferase TrmB, whose protein sequence is MSDTRRPVRSYVLRQGRVSNAQARAHHELLPRFGIAYSNQRIDLNDAFGRTAPKILEIGFGMGETTASIAAAHPKTDYLGIEVHTPGVGSLLKLIDERGLSNLRLIQHDAVEVLRDMIAPGSLDGAHIFFPDPWPKKRHHKRRLVQTDFVALLASRLKPGGYLHLATDWQEYAEQMLAVLSAEPQLENTADGYAPRPDYRSQTKFETRGLKLGHGVWDIVFKKK, encoded by the coding sequence ATGTCCGATACCCGTCGACCCGTCCGCAGCTACGTGCTGAGGCAGGGGCGCGTTTCCAACGCCCAGGCGCGCGCGCACCACGAATTGCTCCCCCGGTTTGGAATAGCGTATTCAAATCAACGGATTGACCTGAACGACGCATTCGGGCGGACAGCGCCGAAGATCCTCGAAATCGGCTTCGGCATGGGCGAGACGACCGCCTCGATTGCGGCGGCGCACCCAAAAACCGACTATCTGGGCATCGAGGTGCACACGCCCGGCGTGGGCAGCCTGCTCAAGCTGATTGACGAGCGCGGCTTGTCGAACCTGCGCCTGATCCAGCACGATGCCGTGGAAGTGCTGCGGGATATGATCGCGCCGGGCTCGCTCGACGGCGCCCACATCTTTTTTCCGGACCCCTGGCCGAAAAAACGCCACCACAAGCGCCGTCTCGTGCAGACTGACTTTGTCGCCCTGCTGGCGAGCCGGCTCAAGCCGGGCGGCTACCTGCATCTGGCGACCGACTGGCAGGAGTATGCCGAGCAGATGCTGGCGGTCCTGTCGGCCGAGCCGCAACTGGAGAACACGGCGGACGGCTACGCACCCCGCCCCGACTACCGGTCGCAAACCAAATTCGAGACGCGCGGTCTGAAGCTCGGGCACGGCGTCTGGGACATCGTATTCAAGAAGAAATGA